The window TATTTGATTAAATTGCTTTCTGATGAATCGAGTAGTTGGGGAAAAGTACTTATTAAATAGATATTCCTTTTAGGATGCGCTAAAAATATCATCATTATGTCTTTGAAAAGAGACACTATACATACAAAATAAGTATTTGAAAACAGATGAATATTAAGCTAATATCTGGTTTAGAGCTAAATACAAATCTCTCCATCATCAGATTTCTTTGCATATTGCTTATTCTAATACAGTTCATTGTCTTTGACAGTTTTGCACAAAATATTTCAAAGAATAAAGTTGCAAAAGAAACTGAATACTACAAAACTTTCCCCAAAAAGCTCCAGAAGCAAATACAGCCTCTGCTAAAAGACATGATATTGATTCCGGGTGGTACTTTTGAGATGGGACGTAGCTTAAAAGGTATATGCACGGATGAAAATGACAGTAATCTTATTATTCCACAAAATCCTCGAAATGTTACCGTTTCTCCTTTCCTGCTTATGCAGTCATGAGGTAACTAATCAAGAATACACAGAGTTTGTTAACTATGTGAAAGACTCAATGGCCAGAAGAATTCTATCCGGAGTTGATTCTACATATTATTTGAATAGTAAAGAAGGTTGGCTGAATTATGATAAGGTCATTGATTGGCATCATGACTCTTTGGTTGGAAAACTGATTTACAGGAATAGCTATTACCCTGATGAGTTAGATTTTCTGAATGAAAATATAAGCTTCACTTATCCAATCAACACTTCAAAGGGTATTGTCCATAAAACCACATTGATTTATCCTGATACAGCAGCCTTTGACAAATTGTACTATAGATTTTGTGCTCCTATGATGACTTTCTATTTCTATCATCCCGGCTATAGAGAGTATCCAGTAATAGGAGTAAATTGGGATCAGGCATTTGCCTTTTGTCAATGGAAAAACAGTTTGCTCGACAAAGAAATCAAAAATCATCCTGATCTTAAACACGTTTTAGGAAAATTCCATTTACCATTAGAAGCCGAATGGGAATTTGCCGCGTTCGAGCTCAGGTATAAAAATACAGGTTTTTATAAGTATTTCGAATGGCAGCAAAATGACAACAAGGATAAGAAAAATGTCTATCGTTTCAATTTTGGATTTATCATTGATCCTAACAATTTTACAGCAAAATATCTGGATGATGATGGATGTGAATATACTTGTAGAATTGCCTCATATGCTCCAAATCAGTATGGACTTTATGACATGAGTGGCAATGTTGCCGAATGGGTTTGGGATGATACTAGTTTTGACTACAATGCCGAACATGAATTGAATCAAGCAATTCGATTTGATTATATTGATAATTGGGATTGTAACCGACTTACGAAAGGAGGATCATGGGCAGATAATATTATTTATCAGCATACATCTTCAAAAGTTTGGATGCATCATTCAATTCAAAGTGGGAAAAATGGCTTTCGCATTGCGATGACTGTTATTGAATAATAATCAAAATCAAAGCGACCATTTGTTTTGCATATCAATAATACAATTGTTCTTGTAATTCAATTTTTGATAAATAATTGCAACCCACACGAAATATAATCGATTTTAATAGCTTTGCAAACGAATAGTAAAGCCAAACTTATGTGTTCAGATTCACAGAATAATGACAGAGAATGTTGCGAAACACCCTTGCGAAAAGATGCATTCGAAATC of the Bacteroidota bacterium genome contains:
- a CDS encoding SUMF1/EgtB/PvdO family nonheme iron enzyme; this encodes MLPFLLSCLCSHEVTNQEYTEFVNYVKDSMARRILSGVDSTYYLNSKEGWLNYDKVIDWHHDSLVGKLIYRNSYYPDELDFLNENISFTYPINTSKGIVHKTTLIYPDTAAFDKLYYRFCAPMMTFYFYHPGYREYPVIGVNWDQAFAFCQWKNSLLDKEIKNHPDLKHVLGKFHLPLEAEWEFAAFELRYKNTGFYKYFEWQQNDNKDKKNVYRFNFGFIIDPNNFTAKYLDDDGCEYTCRIASYAPNQYGLYDMSGNVAEWVWDDTSFDYNAEHELNQAIRFDYIDNWDCNRLTKGGSWADNIIYQHTSSKVWMHHSIQSGKNGFRIAMTVIE